In one Macaca nemestrina isolate mMacNem1 chromosome 2, mMacNem.hap1, whole genome shotgun sequence genomic region, the following are encoded:
- the LOC105488577 gene encoding translocon-associated protein subunit gamma has translation MAPKGSSKQQSEEDLLLQDFSRNLSAKSSALFFGNAFIVSAIPIWLYWRIWHMDLIQSAVLYSVMTLVSTYLVAFAYKNVKFVLKHKVAQKREDAVSKEVTRKLSEADNRKMSRKEKDERILWKKNEVADYEATTFSIFYNNTLFLVVVIVASFFILKNFNPTVNYILSISASSGLIALLSTGSK, from the exons ATGGCTCCCAAAGGCAGCTCCAAACAGCAGTCCGAGGAGGACCTGCTCCTGCAGGATTTCAGCCGCAATCTCTCGGCCAAGTCCTCCGCGCTCTTCTTCGGGAACGCGTTCATCGTGTCCGCCATCCCCATCT gGTTATACTGGAGAATATGGCATATGGATCTTATTCAGTCTGCTGTTTTGTATAGTGTGATGACCCTAGTAAGCACATATTTGGTAGCCTTTGCATACAAGAATGTGAAATTTGTTCTCAAGCACAA agTAGCGCAGAAGAGGGAGGATGCTGTTTCCAAAGAAGTGACTCGAAAACTTTCTGAAGCTGATAATAGAAAGATGTCTCggaaggagaaagatgaaag AATCTTGTGGAAGAAGAATGAAGTTGCTGATTATGAAGCTACAACATTTTCCATCTTCTATAACAACACTCTGTTCCTGGTTGTGGTCATTGTTGCTTCCTTCTTCATATTGAAGAACTTCAACCCTACAGT GAACTACATCTTGTCCATAAGTGCTTCATCAGGACTCATCGCCCTCCTGTCTACTGGCTCCAAATAG